A window of the Microtus pennsylvanicus isolate mMicPen1 chromosome 4, mMicPen1.hap1, whole genome shotgun sequence genome harbors these coding sequences:
- the LOC142848025 gene encoding F-box/LRR-repeat protein 21 isoform X2: MNVPKSHFVSALTVVFVNSKSSSSVKIGDAPVDHPSLKILVANSGDTLRLLKMSSCPHVSSDGILCVADHYQGLRELALNYYILSDELLLALSSETHVNLEHLRIDVVSENPGQIRFHSIKKHSWDALMKHSPGVSVVMYFFLYEEELETFFQEETPVTHVYFGRSVSRAILGRIGVHCPRLVELVVCANGLQPLDSELIGIAEHCQNLTALGLSECEVNCSAFIEFVRLCGRRLTQLSIMEEVLVPDDNYTPDEVHTEVSKHLGRVWFPDVMPLW, from the exons ATGAATGTGCCAAAG TCTCATTTTGTGTCAGCACTTACAGTTGTATTTGTCAACTCAAAGTCGTCATCATCAGTTAAGATCGGAGATGCACCTGTGGACCATCCCTCACTGAAGATTCTCGTGGCCAACAGTGGTGACACTCTGCGACTCCTAAAAATGAGCAGCTGTCCTCATGTTTCGTCTGATG GGATCCTCTGTGTGGCAGACCACTATCAGGGCCTCCGAGAGCTGGCATTGAATTACTACATTCTGAGCGATGAGCTGCTCCTTGCGCTGTCAAGTGAGACTCACGTAAACCTCGAACATCTCCGAATAGATGTTGTGAGTGAAAACCCTGGGCAGATCCGGTTCCACTCCATTAAAAAACACAGTTGGGATGCGCTGATGAAACACTCTCCGGGGGTCAGTGTTGTCATGTACTTCTTCTTATATGAAGAGGAGCTTGAGACATTTTTCCAAGAAGAGACCCCCGTCACTCACGTTTACTTCGGGCGTTCAGTGAGCAGGGCCATTCTAGGCCGGATAGGTGTGCACTGCCCACGGCTGGTTGAGTTAGTGGTGTGTGCCAATGGCCTTCAGCCCCTGGACAGTGAACTTATTGGCATTGCTGAGCACTGTCAAAACCTGACAGCCTTGGGCCTGAGCGAGTGTGAGGTCAACTGCAGCGCCTTCATTGAGTTTGTACGACTCTGTGGCCGAAGGCTCACCCAGCTGTCAATCATGGAGGAGGTTCTGGTCCCTGATGACAATTACACCCCAGACGAAGTTCACACTGAAGTCTCTAAGCACCTGGGAAGAGTGTGGTTCCCGGATGTGATGCCTCTCTGGTAA
- the Lect2 gene encoding leukocyte cell-derived chemotaxin-2: MFSTTVLIAAALISTALAGPWANICASKSSNEIRTCDSYGCGQYSAQRTNRHHPGVDVLCSDGSVVYAPFTGMIVGQEKPYRNKNAINNGLRLSGRGFCVKIFYIKPIKYKGSVKKGEKLGTLLPLQKVYPGIQSHVHIENCDSSDPTAYL; encoded by the exons ATGTTTTCCACAACAGTCCTCATCGCAGCTGCCTTGATTTCCACGG CCCTGGCAGGACCGTGGGCTAACATATGTGCCAGCAAATCTTCCAATGAGATCCGGACATGCGACAGCTATGGCTGTGGACAGTACTCTGCTCAAAG AACCAACAGGCATCACCCAGGTGTGGATGTCCTGTGCTCGGATGGATCTGTTGTGTATGCACCTTTCACTGGGATGATAGTGGGCCAGGAGAAGCCCTACAGAAACAAAAACGCCATCAACAATGGCCTTCGCCTGTCTGGAAGAG GTTTCTGTGTCAAAATTTTCTACATTAAACCAATTAAGTATAAAGGTTCTgtaaagaagggagagaagctgGGCACCCTGCTGCCCTTGCAGAAAGTTTACCCCGGCATCCAGTCGCACGTACACATTGAAAACTGTGACTCCAGCGACCCCACGGCATACCTGTGA
- the LOC142848025 gene encoding F-box/LRR-repeat protein 21 isoform X3, with the protein MDVGEYPMATIASFHWSSVNCNSEATFRMKRNHFSAVNNAVQSSPVVKQPRRGLRLSLPHAHVLPVLPDWGTLPQHVILHIFRYLPLIDRVRASSVCRSWNEVFHVPDLWKKFEFELNRSATSYFKSTHPDLIQQIIRKHAVHLQYVSLKVDSSIESAEAACEILSQLVNCSIQTLGLISTAKSRFMNVPKSHFVSALTVVFVNSKSSSSVKIGDAPVDHPSLKILVANSGDTLRLLKMSSCPHVSSDGILCVADHYQGLRELALNYYILSDELLLALSSETHVNLEHLRIDVVSENPGQIRFHSIKKHSWDALMKHSPGVSVVMYFFLYEEELETFFQEETPVTHVYFGRSVSRAILGRIGVHCPRLVELVVCANGLQPLDSELIGIAEHCQNLTALGLSECEVNCSAFIEFVRLCGRRLTQLSIMEEVLVPDDNYTPDEVHTEVSKHLGRVWFPDVMPLW; encoded by the exons ATGGATGTTGGTGAGTACCCTATGGCAACGATTGCTTCATTTCACTGGTCCAGCGTCAACTGTAACTCGGAAGCCACCTTTAG AATGAAGAGGAATCATTTCTCTGCCGTGAATAACGCTGTCCAGTCTTCACCAGTGGTGAAGCAGCCCAGACGTGGGCTCCGCCTTTCTCTCCCGCACGCTCATGTGCTCCCTGTTCTTCCAGACTGGGGGACTCTACCGCAGCACGTGATATTGCACATCTTCCGGTATCTTCCTTTAATAGACCGAGTCCGCGCGTCTTCTGTGTGTAGGAGCTGGAATGAAGTGTTTCATGTCCCTGATCTCTGGAAGAAGTTTGAGTTTGAGCTGAACCGGTCAGCCACTTCCTATTTTAAGTCCACTCATCCCGATCTCATCCAGCAGATCATCAGGAAGCACGCTGTGCACCTGCAGTATGTCAGCTTGAAG GTTGATAGTAGTATTGAGTCAGCGGAAGCTGCCTGTGAGATTCTCTCTCAGCTGGTAAATTGCTCCATCCAGACCCTGGGGTTGATTTCCACAGCCAAATCAAGGTTTATGAATGTGCCAAAG TCTCATTTTGTGTCAGCACTTACAGTTGTATTTGTCAACTCAAAGTCGTCATCATCAGTTAAGATCGGAGATGCACCTGTGGACCATCCCTCACTGAAGATTCTCGTGGCCAACAGTGGTGACACTCTGCGACTCCTAAAAATGAGCAGCTGTCCTCATGTTTCGTCTGATG GGATCCTCTGTGTGGCAGACCACTATCAGGGCCTCCGAGAGCTGGCATTGAATTACTACATTCTGAGCGATGAGCTGCTCCTTGCGCTGTCAAGTGAGACTCACGTAAACCTCGAACATCTCCGAATAGATGTTGTGAGTGAAAACCCTGGGCAGATCCGGTTCCACTCCATTAAAAAACACAGTTGGGATGCGCTGATGAAACACTCTCCGGGGGTCAGTGTTGTCATGTACTTCTTCTTATATGAAGAGGAGCTTGAGACATTTTTCCAAGAAGAGACCCCCGTCACTCACGTTTACTTCGGGCGTTCAGTGAGCAGGGCCATTCTAGGCCGGATAGGTGTGCACTGCCCACGGCTGGTTGAGTTAGTGGTGTGTGCCAATGGCCTTCAGCCCCTGGACAGTGAACTTATTGGCATTGCTGAGCACTGTCAAAACCTGACAGCCTTGGGCCTGAGCGAGTGTGAGGTCAACTGCAGCGCCTTCATTGAGTTTGTACGACTCTGTGGCCGAAGGCTCACCCAGCTGTCAATCATGGAGGAGGTTCTGGTCCCTGATGACAATTACACCCCAGACGAAGTTCACACTGAAGTCTCTAAGCACCTGGGAAGAGTGTGGTTCCCGGATGTGATGCCTCTCTGGTAA
- the LOC142848025 gene encoding F-box/LRR-repeat protein 21 isoform X1 encodes MKRNHFSAVNNAVQSSPVVKQPRRGLRLSLPHAHVLPVLPDWGTLPQHVILHIFRYLPLIDRVRASSVCRSWNEVFHVPDLWKKFEFELNRSATSYFKSTHPDLIQQIIRKHAVHLQYVSLKVDSSIESAEAACEILSQLVNCSIQTLGLISTAKSRFMNVPKSHFVSALTVVFVNSKSSSSVKIGDAPVDHPSLKILVANSGDTLRLLKMSSCPHVSSDGILCVADHYQGLRELALNYYILSDELLLALSSETHVNLEHLRIDVVSENPGQIRFHSIKKHSWDALMKHSPGVSVVMYFFLYEEELETFFQEETPVTHVYFGRSVSRAILGRIGVHCPRLVELVVCANGLQPLDSELIGIAEHCQNLTALGLSECEVNCSAFIEFVRLCGRRLTQLSIMEEVLVPDDNYTPDEVHTEVSKHLGRVWFPDVMPLW; translated from the exons ATGAAGAGGAATCATTTCTCTGCCGTGAATAACGCTGTCCAGTCTTCACCAGTGGTGAAGCAGCCCAGACGTGGGCTCCGCCTTTCTCTCCCGCACGCTCATGTGCTCCCTGTTCTTCCAGACTGGGGGACTCTACCGCAGCACGTGATATTGCACATCTTCCGGTATCTTCCTTTAATAGACCGAGTCCGCGCGTCTTCTGTGTGTAGGAGCTGGAATGAAGTGTTTCATGTCCCTGATCTCTGGAAGAAGTTTGAGTTTGAGCTGAACCGGTCAGCCACTTCCTATTTTAAGTCCACTCATCCCGATCTCATCCAGCAGATCATCAGGAAGCACGCTGTGCACCTGCAGTATGTCAGCTTGAAG GTTGATAGTAGTATTGAGTCAGCGGAAGCTGCCTGTGAGATTCTCTCTCAGCTGGTAAATTGCTCCATCCAGACCCTGGGGTTGATTTCCACAGCCAAATCAAGGTTTATGAATGTGCCAAAG TCTCATTTTGTGTCAGCACTTACAGTTGTATTTGTCAACTCAAAGTCGTCATCATCAGTTAAGATCGGAGATGCACCTGTGGACCATCCCTCACTGAAGATTCTCGTGGCCAACAGTGGTGACACTCTGCGACTCCTAAAAATGAGCAGCTGTCCTCATGTTTCGTCTGATG GGATCCTCTGTGTGGCAGACCACTATCAGGGCCTCCGAGAGCTGGCATTGAATTACTACATTCTGAGCGATGAGCTGCTCCTTGCGCTGTCAAGTGAGACTCACGTAAACCTCGAACATCTCCGAATAGATGTTGTGAGTGAAAACCCTGGGCAGATCCGGTTCCACTCCATTAAAAAACACAGTTGGGATGCGCTGATGAAACACTCTCCGGGGGTCAGTGTTGTCATGTACTTCTTCTTATATGAAGAGGAGCTTGAGACATTTTTCCAAGAAGAGACCCCCGTCACTCACGTTTACTTCGGGCGTTCAGTGAGCAGGGCCATTCTAGGCCGGATAGGTGTGCACTGCCCACGGCTGGTTGAGTTAGTGGTGTGTGCCAATGGCCTTCAGCCCCTGGACAGTGAACTTATTGGCATTGCTGAGCACTGTCAAAACCTGACAGCCTTGGGCCTGAGCGAGTGTGAGGTCAACTGCAGCGCCTTCATTGAGTTTGTACGACTCTGTGGCCGAAGGCTCACCCAGCTGTCAATCATGGAGGAGGTTCTGGTCCCTGATGACAATTACACCCCAGACGAAGTTCACACTGAAGTCTCTAAGCACCTGGGAAGAGTGTGGTTCCCGGATGTGATGCCTCTCTGGTAA